CTAAAGTTCCCACAACCTGTGAAACACAACAGCAATAAATTTGTCTAAATGTTATGCTTTTGAGAAAACCAATCCATGGCCTGGACCGTTTGGCCCTGAAATTAATGGGGGCTAGAAACAATACTAAATAAATGTTTTTCATTTGACCAAAAAAAATAATATATATATATAGAGTTATTCTTGGGTTCACCCCATAGGGTGAACCTCTAGGTTCACCAACCAATAGGATTTCATTATTTCAAATTCGATATCTTTTAAAAAAGGAAACAAAATATTATCAAGTTATATTATGTTTTTAAAATAAAAAAGTAAAAAAAAAATAGTAGTAAAATATTGNNNNNNNNNNNNNNNNNNNNNNNNNNNNNNNNNNNNNNNNNNNNNNNNNNNNNNNNNNNNNNNNNNNNNNNNNNNNNNNNNNNNNNNNNNNNNNNNNNNNNNNNNNNNNNNNNNNNNNNNNNNNNNNNNNNNNNNNNNNNNNNNNNNNNNNNNNNNNNNNNNNNNNNNNNNNNNNNNNNNNNNNNNNNNNNNNNNNNNNNNNNNNNNNNNNNNNNNNNNNNNNNNNNNNNNNNNNNNNNNNNNNNNNNNNNNNNNNNNNNNNNNNNNNNNNNNNNNNNNNNNNNNNNNNNNNNNNNNNNNNNNNNNNNNNNNTTTTTTTTTTGTAATTACTACTATTTTTATTTTTTATTTTTTTATCTTTTTACTTTGAAAATATAATATAACTTGACAATATTTTGTTTCCTTTTATAAAAGATATCAAATTTGAAATAACATAATCCTATTGGTTGGTGAACCTCTAGGTTCACCTAGGGGGTGAACCCAAGAATAAGTCATATATATATATATGATTTTCTTAATCATTCCGAGATCTAAAGATATATACATATTAATTACTAATATTTTAGAGGTCATAGGCGAATGTTTTATCTCGATATGATCAATCAATACGGCCCCTGCCGTGGGCTAAACTAAGCCCACCACTGTACAGACCGTTCTAACCCGTCAAGCCTCGCCACTTTTATTTGGTTAGATTATATTTATACCACAGGTTCGTTTATGGACAAGGCTTAAACCCTAAAGATCAAAAGTGACAGTTCTAGTAAAATTACAACATATTGTATGTTGGAATATTAAAACTAACCTGTGCCATAAACATAGTTCTTGGTGGGATCTTCATGTAAGAACCAAGCTTCAAATCAGCAAGGAAAGTCAGCGACTGGGACATGCTGATGTATCCGTAAGTCTTGAAGCATATGTTAGCAACAGGTCTCTCTGGATATGCATACCCAATGATGTATTCAGTGATAATATTCAAACCTGGAGCCTACAACAAAAGAAAAAAGAATCGGTTTTAATATCATCATAAGCGGTTATTAAATGTTTTTAATTCTCTCTTCTAGTTACCTGGTTAGTAGTGGCCATGATTACACCAACAAGAGGAGTGAAGAATATAGCTATCAAACAAGCCAAGAAAGCTCCCCACCAGGGAAGCTGAATCTGTTTCTCATAGTAAACACATATGAAGACAATCACAGCAATATTCACCGCGAAAATAGACAGAAACCACCATAGAGGAACCTCCTTGTAGTTCCTCTTCATGATCTTTGTATGTATATCCATCTTCTTGTCCTTACGTAGAGCTCCTCTGGTTTGGTTCCAAAGATCTTTTCCGTAGAAAAGAAAGACATGTACAACACTAGCAGTCAAGGTAGCGAAACCTAACCCATAAGTAACAGCAAAGAAAGTGCTCATGTGGACTGGTCCTGTCTCCGCATAAGCCTTGTGATCAAGGCGGAACTCGTCATTGATGATGCTCCTCACGTTGTATTCTTGCCCGTTTGCTACAAAGAGTTTGCCTGAGTAGATTGGGAAGGTCTTGGCGTTGAAGAAGTCTAGATAGTAGCATAGAGGTGTGATTACGTACATCAGAATAAAGTATCCGACCGCGATGTTTGCTGTGGCAAAGAACGGGCTAGCGAGTGGACTTCCGAGGTAAGAAGCGATGGTTGACCAGTCTAAACCAAAGGAACCGATACCAAGACCAGCTGACCCTGAACCGAGCTGGTTTACTAAAATCGATTTAGGGCTAATCCAACATAACCAAGAGACGGTGGTCAAGAGAGTGAAGAGGTAGCCTGGGAGAAGATAGTAGGAGAAGCTGGTGATTAGTGTGATAACGAAGAACTGGTTTCTAGTAACTCCCCATTCTGATCTCTTCTCCTTCTCATGCAAGGCTCTGTACATGATCAAAGTCAGAGATTAAATATAAAAGATAGCGTGATTGACAAGGACTCGTTATCGTTACCTGAAGAGTGACACTTGAACGAGATTGCTTGGCCACCACATCTCACCAGGTTCAACTAAATGTTTCCTATACAAACCAGCCCAACCGAATCCCAATACCTTGCACGCCAAGAAACATAATAAAAACTCTTAGTTTTTTTTTTAATCATCACAAATCAATACTTTTAGGAAAAAAGTATCTTTCAAATTGGAGATTAACCTATTTAAAATAATATGAATAAGACCTTAATTAATTCTTCTGCTTGTTTGATCTAAAAACGACTCGAAATCAAAATATTCCGCAAGGTCCGTAGTTGTATTGTACCTGAGTTGTAATCATAACGAGTAAAGCAGGAATGAAATCAAGCCGTCTCTTGTAATAAAGCTTAACAGCACTAAGAATGTGACTGGCGTAAACAGCTCCAGAGCCTGAGTTTGCGAACACGGTTATAAGAACATGTTCTTTTGTACTAAACGGGCCAGGATTCATAGTGAAAGACCACCGCGTCCCTTCGAAGAATATCCTTGTCGGAAGAACCCTAGCCATGAGATGACCAACGGGAACAACAGCAATCTGAGCCGACACAGATGAGATGGTCAAAGGATTGGTTCTGTACCAAAAGAACTGGTTGAGAAATGACAAGAGAACACAAGCGGTTATGCCCAAAACCCACATCCTGAATGTAACCGTCGGTGAAGTTGGATCGTCTGTTTTAGGCACCGTTAGTTCCACTTGTGGAACTATACTCATCTCATCGTCGCCGTAAGGATCATAGTCCGATTCAGAATCAGATCTCATCTCTGTGATGTTGTCTCTCATTGGTCGTCAAGAACAGAAAAAGTAGTATGCTGGTTTGTCTATCTGCTATGCATAAGATAAGATAAAGCCGAAGTTATGTGTTTGTGTGATTGTGTTTATGTAAGTGTTCTTGAGGTTCTCTTTTAAATATGCAAATACACACACGCTCACATTCATGAATATCATATATACATAGAGGAGATACCTATAAATTAGTTAATGAAACACACTCGCATACAGAAGAGTTGTCTTCCTCAAATTGTGTCTGATTTGAGATCCTAATTGAGTTACAGATTTGTTGGAAATTAATGTTTTGCATTAACTTTGGTATTATATCTTTAGTGATATTTCCACTAAAGGAAGTATGATTCGGAATTAGGATTACATTCCAGTTTGGCCTTTGATTATCATTGACTGTAACATAAAATATAAGGAAATATATCCCTGAATTTGCTGAGGGAAAATGTTTAGTTTTGGTTAAAAAATCTTAAATTATATGTTTCATATGTGCCAAATTATTAAATAAGCTGCAGAGATAGACGTATAAAAGCTAGTTTTAGTTCGAAAATTTGTGATGATCCTAATATTGATTTACATGTAGCTTTCATCGAATCTTAAATATTGATTCATTTTATTGAACTAAATATTTGAATTTTTATCATATTAAATATTTGATTCTTTGTATAGAATCATAAATGTTTGATTATTTGTAAGAGAATCTTAAAATGTTGATCCAGTGACTCTTTAGGACAAGTACATGTTTCTAGGAGATGAGGTCTTGGACGAATGTGAGAGCCTGAGTCCCCGAGTCATGCTGATGCATCCGGGAGTATGGCTTATTCGTTTCCGCATTATAGGTCACTGAGAAAATGAATGCACAAACTATATCAACCTAATTACCTAGTACCTACTAAAACATTTCTACACTAATAAATAATCTTTTTTCGAACAACCAGATATATTTTAATAAATAATCTAAATTGCATAACCAGATATATTTTAAATGTGGAAGAGCCGTAACTTACTGGTTAAACTTTAAAAGCTTCTACACCCATGTCTGGAATTTGAATCCTAGACTATACAATTTCTTGTAGATGATATGATGCAAAGCTTATCGTAGGTTCTAGAGGCCGTTCGTTGTGGTCATTTGCTGCAAAGGGAGCATGTCGAGGATGTCGTACATACAAGTGTTTCACGGAGATCTTCATCGTAGAATCCTTATTTGTGGAGCTGTTCATCAATATCGCATATATTGCAGGTAGTTGATCATCAACGTGTAATTAAAGATTATATGATGATGTAATGTGTTACCTAGTATTAAAGAAAAGAGATATTTAAATATTTCTAACATGCTTTGAACCGAAATGGTGTCAGTCAACCGTGAAATTTACCAATGACATGTTCAGATGGACTGATTAGTTCTTAAAATTATATTTTTCACGCTATTTTCTACGGACAATTTCTTTAGAAAAAGTCACTCACAACGAATTTCTGACAAAAATATTTGTCAATTTTAACAAGTTGGGAATTTTTTTGTCAAGATTTCGTCGGACCATTAGACGAACTCCAACTGACACATCCTCGGTGAAATACCGACGAAAACAGTTGCCGGCAATATATTTCAATGAAATTTTGGGAAATTATTTCTACGAATGAAGTGTATGTCAAAAAAATTCCTAACAAACAGTTTTCACTGGTAAAAAATGTTCCGACAGGTAAAACTCGTTAGGAATTTTCCAATGTATATTTAAAGAAAAAATAGAAACCTAAAACATTAAAAAAAAAATCTAAACTTGAAATTGATATTGTAAATTTAAAATACTACATAAAGTTTTATAAAATAAAATAAAAATATTTAAAAGTTTTAAAAGTTAGAAAAACCAAAAGTTATTTGGAAACAATTGCTTCATATTGCCCATCATAATCTGGTTCATCTTCTTAATTTTTGCCACTTGAGCCTGATTTGCCGCCATTTGAACTTGGGCTTCAGCCATTTGAGTATAATGATTGTAGCATTTAGGGTCTCCAAATCTGCAATCCTCTCATCCTTGTTCCTCAATTACTTCACAATCTTGAGATCAACATACGAAGCTGTGAAGAAGAAGAGTTGGATGGATGGGCTAACCCGACCAAATGACATTTGTTTTTTGATACCGCCCCAAAAAAGTTAATCAAAATGTTAATAAAATTAATAAATTTAAATTTAAATTTATCCCAAACACAAGATTGTTAATTCGTTCTTGGATCAAGCTGTTGGAAGCTTAGGAAGAAAGAAATGATTCCGTCTGAATTTCTACCAAGTGGATGATCTTTCTCATAAAAGAATCTTTTTTAGTTTCATCTGTTTTTTTCTTGGTATATGGCTATACGCCGCTTTCACCAGAATAAGATTATCGATGGATTATCATCGTTTTCTTCAATCTAAAAATAAAGATTACAGTTACAAAAAATAAAAATAAAATAAAAATAACGATTAATTAATAAATAAATAAAATATTTAAATTATTTACAAGTTGATCTTCGAAGGAAAACATACCATCTAAGTTATAGACGTAAAGCACCTTTCTGCCAAGTTCGCTGCGACGGTTTCCAGAGGACTTATCTTGAGTTTCCATAAAGTATTTTAAATGTAATCTAATTTTATAAAATTTATTTTCTTTGACTGATGCGTACACACTACACAGATAGTAAACGATTAGGAAATATTTAAAATACTAATGGAAAAACCGTATATCCAAATATTTAAGTCTTCAGTTGCAAAAGCATCTCCAAAAATGAACTCTATTTTTAAGTTTCCAAAACTCTATATTTGAAGTTTCAATTTGTTCTTCTTCAAAAAAAAAACTTCAAACATAACTTCAAAATTATTTATATTTTACACTATGATCCTTATATTTGTTATAGTTGATGTAAATTCATAAAACTTCTATAAATAACTAGTATATATATATAAATATTACAGAAATATTAATTAAAAAAATCTTACTCTAAAATATAAAATTATAAATAAAAGTACATAGNNNNNNNNNNNNNNNNNNNNNNNNNNNNNNNNNNNNNNNNNNNNNNNNNNNNNNNNNNNNNNNNNNNNNNNNNNNNNNNNNNNNNNNNNNNNNNNNNNNNNNNNNNNNNNNNNNNNNNNNNNNNNNNNNNNNNNNNNNNNNNNNNNNNNNNNNNNNNNNNNNNNNNNNNNNATCATCAAACGAAAAAATCCTTGATCTTTTAAACGAAAGTACAACAAATAGGGAAAAATGTCATGTGATGATTGAATTACGACTGCAAAATGAAGCAAAAAAGTTAGCTTTTAAAGAAGTAAAAGAGGAAAATAAAATATTGCTAAAAAACTTAGCTTCTATCGATGATATTAATATTCGTGAATACATTCGATCTGAACAAAAAAGAATCGTACGAAAAAGGCGTCAAGAGCAACAACAACAATCATCTTCGGTTACACAAAATTTGTTTGGGCAATATTTGGGAGATTTGAGAGGTTCTGGAGCAAATTTACCAGACTATTAGTGTTGTTATAATATTTAAACTTGAATAATAATTATGTCTTCATGTGTATTTTTAATAAGTTTTTATTATGGTTTTTTGTAATATTCTTGTTGTTTAATTCTAGTTTTAAAATATTATAAATCTTGTTTTAAATTTTTTATTTAATTTCATGTGTAAAACTTAAATTTATAAAACAAATTTGAATATTTATGAGATATAAAAGTTTTATGGATTAAAACAATAAACAAAAAAATATTTAAGAATTATAATTATGATGTATAATTGTAAGGACCAAAATGCAAATAAAAAGATGAAACTTCAAATTTGAAGTTTTTTTTAGTAGCAAAAAGCTCTATATTCGGAATTATAGAGTTTTTTTTGGAGATACTCTAAGAGTGACGAAACTATGATGGACATATACAATCATACGTAGATTTTTGACCCAATTTTAAGGGTCGCATATTATTTTATAAATAATTATGTTCACATAACAAGAGAATATATTAATTAATTTATAATTACGTACTAATAACATAATTTGCCTATCTCTAGATAATTTAAAATATTATTTTCTAGTTTGAAAGAATATACATCTTGTTTATAAACAAGTATAAAAACATTAATATAAAGCGGTGGCCAGATAATTAAGCATACCACTTAATATTTTATCCCTTTCTTATTAAAGGAGGAGCATTGCTAGAAATAAACCTTGGCCTCATGTGTTTATTACATGAGTGTTATTTCCTAGGTGTCATCACCACATGCACTCTCACTTACTTTTTAGAAAAACCCTTCATGAACTAGAAAAATTACATACAAATGCCACTGGTCATTACATTATACTATATGATTTCGGATTTCAAAAATCACTTTCGGATTACATTTCGATTTCCAAAAAAAAAATCGGGATCTAAATAAGGCAGCATATTAACTCATTTCTAAGGTAGACTTTATGATATGTTCAAAAATTTGGAAATGTTTTATTTAAATAAGGCAACACAATAAGTGTCTCATCGATCGTTATGTATGCTTTAGTACAATTTTTGATTCTTTAAACGTGGTACAACTAAGTTCTTTAACCTGTATCAGTACTTGGTACATCTAAAGTTCATATCAAAATTCATAAAACTAATCTTGCAACAAGCAAACTATGTTTATCATAAAACTAATCTACAATCGTTTATCATAATATTTATATCATAACCTATACGAATGTTCATATCAAATCGTTTTATGATATTTTTGATTCAATTCATCGAAAATAACCAATTAAACCCAAGACTTAATGCTTCAAAATATTAAGGAAACACAATTTAATTGTTAATGTAATCAAGGAAACTAAATTCAAAGAATTGAAAAACTTACTTTAATCGATAGGGGAATGATTCTGATATATTTTTGTCGTGACCATCACTGATACATCTAAAGTTCATATCAAAATTCATAAAACTAATCTTGCAACAAGCAAACTATGTTTATCATAAAACTAATCTACAATCGTTTATCATAATATTTATATCATAACCTATACGAATGTTCATATCAAATCGTTTTATGATATTTTTGATTCAATTCATCGAAAATAACCAATTAAACCCAAGACTTAATGCTTCAAAATATTAAGGAAACACAATTTAATTGTTAATGTAATCAAGGAAACTAAATTCAAAGAATTGAAAAACTTACTTTAATCGATAGGGGAATGATTCTGATATATTTTTGTCGTGACCATCACTGATACATCTAAAGTTCATATCAAAATTCATAAAACTAATCTTGCAACAAGCAAACTATGTTTATAGGAGTAGGATTTCTTGAAGAATATATGATGGAACCTACGAACGGAAATAATGGTATCATCGACCACAAAATCTGTTTTTTTGTACTACACATCCCGTAAGTATTCAACATCTGTAAAAAGAAAGATATACATTTGTATAGTATCACATGGTTTGAACCCCTTTTTTTTTTACAGTAACGTCGTCATTAAGTGTGTCGCTTATGGTGCACTTGCTCATGTTTTCAATGATTTATGGAATTCTATAGATGCAGACATAATATTATGTGTTTTGTAGTGTTGGCAAATTAAATGGGGACAAGGTAATCTATTGTATTTATTGTATATACAATAAATTAATCGGAGCTGATATTATATGTATATTTTACTAATATTTTTTCATATTTCATAATAAGGCCGACTTAAGAGGGTTACTAACATTGATGGGTTTTCCAAAGTTGTCTTCGACCCCATTGGTGTTCCAGAAATTGATGCTTTACGATTGAGGTAATACATGCATTCACATATTTTGTTAAATAATGTTTTTAAATTCTCTAGATGATCTATTTGCTATATTTCTCATAATAGGATTGCAAACGAAGACTTATGAAAACATTATTGACATCAGTTATTTTGTTTCCATTTTTATTTTTGTTTTGTTTTTTTATACATTGTTCATTTTATATTTTATTAGACTGTTGCTTATGTTTCATTTAATATTGTATTTATAATTTACCCGCATGCAAACAAATATACAATTTAATTTTAATGGCCATCGCATATAAATTTATATTGACATACTAAAATTCTTAGCTATAATCCGTACTTTCTTACATATATTGTTTTTACTATGACTTTAATTTTTATTATGTCTACATATTAAAAGTTATAATATTTTAATAATCTTCTCGCCCCGTGCAGGGCGCGGGTTATCACCTAGTTAGTTTTATTAAAATGTCGGCAGAGTGAATTACGGTTAATCACCCCTTGACTCATTTCGTTTAAAAGATTTTAAAGACAGAAACTCCGAACTACAATTTCATTACATCTTTGATCGCAACATTACTCTTCCTTCTATATATATTTGGTATGATAAACATATATAGATCTATGTATCTATATCTGATTGACTATTTAGATCATATATCTCGTATATATTAATTGAGAAACATTATAACTTTTTTTTTAGTCACGTGTCATCATTAGGTTAATTCTTAAAATTACTAGAGAAATACATTGGTCCACTTAATTATATAATAAACTTTTTATTAAACTAACCATAAATTCATTATTAATGTTCTTTCTTATTTTCTTAAATAAAAATTATGTAATTGCCTAATATGGTTAAAGTATATATTGCAATTAATGATTTTGAACAATAAATAATTTAATAAAAATTAGTTTATTTTCTATCATATTTGTTTAATTTTATATTAGTAAAATAAATTAAACAACCTCATTAACCATATAATAAAAATTAGATTTTTCTATATATTTTATATTTTGAATTTTTTTAAATGACTTTAATTTACCAAAACTGTTAAAAGTCTCACATTCAAATTTTGTGATCCATTGTTTAAAATTTTTGTTATGATAAAATAAAAATGATTACAAAATTTTATAAGTTAAAAGTCTAATTTAATTAATTATTAAGAGTAATATATATATATATATATTTAAATTAAAATATATACCATATAAATTACATAAATATTTTAATTTCAAAATTTACTTTTAATTTTTTTTGATACAAGCTTTGAACAAACATTGACAACTTAATTTGTAAAAAAAAATATAAATTACTAAAACTGTTAATCCCACAATAAAATTTTTGTTATCAGTAATTTAAAATTTTTGTTATAAAAGATACAAATGATCAAAAAGCCATTGAATAGAAAAAAATATTTAATAGACATTAATATTAAAAATATACTATGTATGTTGATATCATTTAATTTAATTATATATCCTATCAAATAAAAACAATTATTCTTTGGATTAATAAAATTTTAATTATATGTTTGCACCAATTTAATCATCTGTAATAGTTACTGACTTTTAGTTATTGAATATGTATTTATTATTTCATAATATGTAAAAATATATAATACATAAAATAATTTTTATATATAATGTTTATTCCGCGCAAGGCGTAGATCTTAATCTACACTACGATTCTTGTATCTCTATTAAACGCTGCAATGAAGGTTCATCTGAACTATCAAAATGCCACTTAAAATCACTGACCATTAAACGCCACACTTCCGACAAGTATTAAATTGTTACTCATTGTACCAAAAGAAAATGAAAAGCGTTAAGTTATTACTCAGTTCGTTTCAATTTAATTGTCATCGTAAATTATTTTTTTTCCTTCAAAATAAGTGTCGTTTTATTATTTTGAGAGCATCTTTATCGGAGGTCTTTAGAGAGGGTTTTTAACAAAAAAATCGGTGTGGACCCCACATAACAACAAGAAACGTTGCCAAAAATCACGAAATAAAGAACGTCTCTTGCACTATTTGCGGGCCCACTGACACGTGGCGATCCACGATTGGTTTGATTTTACTTTTTTTTTTAAATCAGGAAAAAAATAATAATAATAAAAACCTCAAATGGGGTTTTATGGAGAAAGATGTTCTGATCCAAATTTATTAACTTAATATTTAACTTATTTTTATACTGGTTGAAATGTGGTTATATATATAGGTAATGATGTTTCTATTTAGATATATATAAAATTAAATACATATTTTTTAGTCTGTGTGTACAAGTCTAAAACGACAACTAAAATAAAACAGAAGGAGTAGTTACTAGCTACAGTTAAACCACAATGCTATTTTTTCTTGTCTATAAAAACTAAATTTATCACCAACAAAAAATACTTAGACATGATCTTTCTTAGAAATAGAAGACAAATTGGAAACTATATATTGTTTAAAAAATTATTTTAAATACCATAAGTTAGCTATCGCTTTTTTAAAATATTCAATCAGAAAAATATAATTTGGATTTAGAGTTTAGTGATTATTGTTTAGGGTTTAATATTTAAAGGGTGCATGGAGTTGGATTATAAACTTTATAAATGATTATTAAATATTTATAAATGATTTAAAATGTTACTTGAATTTGTTTTCATCACAAATTTATTGTATTTATGAAAATGATTATTTTAAAGGTAAATCTGGAAAAATGATATCAAATTTGTGGTATAATTAGAATTATCCGATATTGTTTTATAAATTACTCACGTTGATAAATCATATGCCATGATCTTAACTAAAAATATTTTAGTCGTTCTAGCGAAAGAAATAAAATTTTAAATTGGAAGTGAAACTAATTAGACTAGACAGAACTATGATATAATGAA
This genomic interval from Brassica oleracea var. oleracea cultivar TO1000 chromosome C2, BOL, whole genome shotgun sequence contains the following:
- the LOC106326028 gene encoding oligopeptide transporter 8, giving the protein MRDNITEMRSDSESDYDPYGDDEMSIVPQVELTVPKTDDPTSPTVTFRMWVLGITACVLLSFLNQFFWYRTNPLTISSVSAQIAVVPVGHLMARVLPTRIFFEGTRWSFTMNPGPFSTKEHVLITVFANSGSGAVYASHILSAVKLYYKRRLDFIPALLVMITTQVLGFGWAGLYRKHLVEPGEMWWPSNLVQVSLFRALHEKEKRSEWGVTRNQFFVITLITSFSYYLLPGYLFTLLTTVSWLCWISPKSILVNQLGSGSAGLGIGSFGLDWSTIASYLGSPLASPFFATANIAVGYFILMYVITPLCYYLDFFNAKTFPIYSGKLFVANGQEYNVRSIINDEFRLDHKAYAETGPVHMSTFFAVTYGLGFATLTASVVHVFLFYGKDLWNQTRGALRKDKKMDIHTKIMKRNYKEVPLWWFLSIFAVNIAVIVFICVYYEKQIQLPWWGAFLACLIAIFFTPLVGVIMATTNQAPGLNIITEYIIGYAYPERPVANICFKTYGYISMSQSLTFLADLKLGSYMKIPPRTMFMAQVVGTLVAVFVYALTAWWLMAEIPNLCDTSLLPPESQWTCPTDRVFFDASVIWGLVGPRRMFGDLGEYSNINWFFLGGAIAPTLVYLATRVFPKKKWISSIHMPVLIGATAIMPPATAVNFTSWLVMAFVFGHFLFKYKTEWWQRYNYVLSGGMDAGTGFMSVLLFLALQRSDIMLDWWGNSGEGCPVAKCPTAKGVVVHGCPVF